In Saccharicrinis fermentans DSM 9555 = JCM 21142, a genomic segment contains:
- a CDS encoding TolC family protein, which produces MRIIKYIILLLVLSITCGGQAQKSLSLSDAIALGLQNNYDLQITRMSEEVASINNSWGNTGALPSVNFDVTGRENFNYNDTEDYRTQTISPDMSLNWLVFNGFSAKITKQKLEVLEQQSQGNTAVLVESTIQNILVAYNNCLLQKEMVGVYKQLSDLSEDRYKRAADSRDLGASTSYEMLQAKTAWLEDQSNYLQQKVNFENAIRTLNFNMAVEDDVVWELTSPLQMDMPDYLMEDLSAKLLSNNKTLKNQYLYQSLQAKEIALAKSNVYPSLSLNTGVGKTWTDHYYSGISPDVNQNTTDAYVGLTLSFNIFNGGVTRRSIQIAKINEEAAQVETGQMEHSLKNQLLQLYSNYNVQKALLKLANEKESTAKLNLDLSEEKFKNGSINSFNYRDVQIVYMNAAIARFQAIFNLIQSNTELLRLTGGIVEEFGN; this is translated from the coding sequence ATGAGAATAATAAAGTATATCATTCTGTTACTTGTCTTATCAATTACTTGTGGCGGACAGGCACAAAAGAGTTTGTCGTTATCGGATGCGATAGCGTTGGGGCTTCAAAATAATTACGATCTTCAAATTACCAGGATGAGTGAAGAAGTGGCTTCCATTAATAATAGTTGGGGAAATACCGGAGCTTTGCCTTCTGTTAATTTTGATGTAACAGGACGTGAGAATTTTAATTATAACGATACGGAGGATTATCGCACACAAACGATTTCGCCGGATATGAGTTTGAATTGGCTTGTATTCAATGGTTTTTCGGCAAAAATAACCAAGCAAAAGTTAGAGGTGCTCGAGCAACAGTCGCAAGGAAATACCGCTGTTTTGGTAGAGAGTACTATTCAGAATATATTGGTAGCTTATAACAATTGCTTGTTGCAAAAGGAAATGGTGGGTGTTTATAAGCAGTTGAGTGATTTGTCAGAAGATCGCTATAAAAGGGCTGCCGATAGTAGAGATTTGGGTGCCAGCACAAGTTACGAAATGTTGCAGGCAAAAACTGCATGGCTCGAAGATCAGTCCAATTATTTGCAACAAAAGGTGAACTTTGAAAATGCGATACGTACGCTTAATTTCAATATGGCCGTGGAGGATGATGTAGTATGGGAGTTGACTTCGCCATTACAGATGGATATGCCGGATTATTTGATGGAGGATTTAAGCGCCAAATTATTGTCGAATAATAAGACCCTTAAGAATCAATATTTATACCAAAGCTTGCAGGCCAAGGAAATTGCTCTTGCTAAAAGCAATGTTTATCCTTCATTGAGTTTGAATACGGGTGTGGGTAAAACGTGGACGGATCATTATTATTCAGGAATTAGTCCTGATGTAAATCAAAACACAACTGATGCTTATGTGGGCTTAACGCTGTCCTTTAATATTTTTAATGGAGGTGTCACCCGTCGGAGTATTCAAATAGCAAAGATAAACGAGGAGGCGGCTCAGGTGGAAACCGGTCAGATGGAGCATAGCTTGAAGAATCAACTATTGCAGTTGTATAGTAATTATAATGTACAAAAAGCATTACTGAAGTTGGCCAATGAGAAAGAATCAACGGCCAAATTAAATCTTGATCTGTCAGAAGAGAAATTTAAAAATGGATCTATTAATTCGTTTAATTATCGGGATGTGCAAATTGTTTATATGAACGCTGCTATTGCTCGCTTTCAAGCAATATTTAACTTGATACAGTCTAACACAGAGTTGTTAAGATTAACGGGCGGTATTGTTGAGGAATTTGGTAATTGA
- a CDS encoding efflux RND transporter permease subunit, producing MGKIPEAYKFAVGASNRFGAPVSISLLGYDPDELEQAKDELETELTEMPALFNITNNSQIGSQELRLKLKPEAYALGLTNKSLMAEVQQGFYGGLAQRIQEGKDEIWVYVRYSRDNRETVGQLENMLIHTSKGNYPLGRVAEISSARSLSTINHFNGRREIRVDAYQKDQSQSVPDILSYIEESILPKIIEKHPDVTYMHQGQQKDTKEQMGSMMLYFGVAFLVIVLVIMIHFKSFLQGVLVIVMIPLGFVGAIWGHGFHDQPISMMSLWGMVALSGVVINDAIVFVSKYNQNLEHGMKLIEAIKDAGMSRFRAIFLTTVTTTAGLMPLILENSPDARMLIPMAISLAYGIMFGTVFILIVLPVLVVITNKVVLFMYNVRSEEKLAPEDVETAVINARIEATLRRNMAKEFD from the coding sequence ATAGGTAAGATTCCTGAAGCTTATAAGTTTGCGGTTGGGGCATCCAACCGTTTTGGAGCACCTGTATCTATTAGTTTATTGGGCTATGATCCGGATGAGCTGGAACAGGCTAAGGATGAGTTGGAAACAGAGCTTACGGAGATGCCTGCTTTGTTTAATATTACCAATAACAGCCAAATAGGGAGTCAGGAGTTGCGCTTGAAATTAAAACCGGAAGCTTATGCCTTAGGCTTAACCAATAAGTCATTGATGGCAGAGGTGCAACAAGGTTTCTACGGAGGTCTGGCACAGCGCATCCAAGAAGGAAAGGATGAAATATGGGTGTATGTGCGATATTCTCGTGATAACAGAGAAACTGTGGGGCAACTCGAGAATATGCTTATTCACACCAGCAAAGGTAATTATCCTTTAGGGCGTGTGGCCGAAATATCTTCTGCCCGTAGTTTGAGTACTATTAATCATTTTAATGGACGTCGTGAAATTAGGGTGGATGCTTATCAGAAGGATCAGAGCCAGTCTGTCCCTGATATATTGAGTTATATCGAAGAAAGTATTCTGCCTAAGATCATAGAAAAACACCCTGATGTAACTTATATGCACCAAGGACAACAAAAGGATACCAAAGAGCAGATGGGTAGCATGATGTTGTATTTTGGAGTGGCTTTTTTGGTGATTGTATTGGTCATTATGATTCATTTTAAATCTTTCCTTCAAGGGGTGTTGGTTATTGTTATGATTCCGCTCGGTTTTGTGGGCGCTATTTGGGGACATGGGTTTCATGATCAGCCCATCTCAATGATGAGTCTATGGGGGATGGTGGCGCTGTCTGGTGTTGTTATTAACGATGCCATTGTTTTTGTGTCTAAATATAACCAGAACTTGGAACATGGAATGAAGTTGATAGAAGCGATCAAGGACGCGGGTATGTCTCGCTTTAGAGCAATCTTTTTGACTACAGTGACTACAACAGCTGGTTTAATGCCTCTGATTTTGGAAAATAGTCCGGATGCAAGAATGTTGATTCCCATGGCCATCTCGCTGGCGTACGGAATTATGTTTGGGACTGTTTTTATTTTGATAGTATTACCGGTGTTGGTGGTGATTACAAATAAAGTTGTGTTGTTTATGTATAATGTTCGCTCCGAAGAGAAGTTGGCACCGGAGGATGTAGAAACAGCCGTTATTAACGCTAGGATTGAAGCAACTTTGCGCCGTAATATGGCCAAAGAATTTGATTAA